A segment of the Candida albicans SC5314 chromosome 2, complete sequence genome:
CCCCCTTCGTTTTTGTAAACGTCCTTTAAAGTTTCCATTACTTTCGGTGCCCGGACCATTTTACCTTTGTTTAATTTGCTTAGTGACGCGGTTTGGACAGTGATACGAGCTCTGACTAAATCCAATGGGTATGTAACGGCAACAGACACTATACCACCAACAGAACCAGCTATTAATCTTTCATATCCATTTAGTTGTTGTGTGTCACGTGGGTTGTAATGCAACATGATGTCTTTACATTTCTCAAAAGTTGCAAATTGGACAGCACTATAAGGAAATATTCTAATACAGTTTAATAAGTTCCCTCGGAATAAACCTTTCCAGCCTTCTTCCCGGTACATCTTTAGTATTGTGGGGAACATTCCTTGGTATGCTTGTTGCGATCCAGGTCCTTGAAGTTGTAACAATATTTTAGCTCTTTCAAACGGTGATACAACCGTCCTGGAAACGGCACCGGCAATACCCCCTGCAATAAACGAAGCATTAGAGTCTATCTTTATGAAGTTTTTGATATCAGATAGAAGGTGATTTGATTCCTTGGCAATCGGCTGTAGCTTGTATTCTTCCATAGTTGTCTGAAATTCTTTTTGCCATATACACTTCAACTATGAACACAAAATCCAGATACTTCAAAGGAATATAAGTTCAGGGTAAACAGTAGTAAGTATCTGTATCTGTGTATATAAACcaaaatttggatttgttgatataCCAGACACTGATAGTTGGAGAGAGGTtcagaaaaaaattttttttgtttgttctgatttgattgttaCTGTGGAAACGAAGAAACAGAGAGAGATTTATCAAGCGTCCAATTTCGACATTTGCGGAGCCGATTAGCCCCACCCTTCAGATCGGGAATTGGTCCTATCCCGGGGTAAAAGGAGAAAAACAGAgagaggaaaaaaaaagttataATATACCACCCTCTCCAGAACAATGTCCAGCTTTATTCCatacattattattatcgtATTATATCACATTAGGTACATAATCACATACAAGCTATTTCTATATATCTTTCCATTTGCTTAGTAACTGCCCAACAATTTGTCAATGGCGCTAACTAAGATATCAGCATGTTGTTCTTCAAAAACCAAAGTTGGTCTCAATCTAACAGAGTCTTCGGCACAGCCACCAATATTGACACCAACAGTCTTCATGTCACTCAAGAACTTGTTTCTTGCTTCACCACTTTCCAAAGACCAGGCAATGAAAGTGGCTCTGTCTTTTCCTCTAAGGTCTTTGATATATTTAGGGTATTTTTCTTGCAATTGttccaatttcttgaaCAAGTAGTCACCAACTTCGGCTGCTCTCTTGACTAAATCATGCTTGAGGATTTCTTGTCCAATGGCACCAGCCAAAATCATTCTTGCTGGATCACCACACCAGGTGTTGAATTGTCTGTAAGCAAAGTTTGGAATGATTTCTGGGTCGTGGAAAAAGTAACCAGCAGATTGGAATTTCTTGGAGAAAGTGACCAAATCTGGAGGTGGTTGCAAGTTGAATCTTTCGTGGGCCCACATAACACCGGTGGCACCGACACCAGTTTGAACTTCATCCATGATCAACAATGAACCATGCTTCAAAGTGATATCTCTTAAACCTTGGAAAAATTCAGCAGAAGCGTGGTTATCACCACCTTCGGATTGAATTGGTTCAACCAATACGGCTGCAACAGGgatcttgttgttttgaatgatgtcatcaacaattttcaaGCATCTTTCATCTTCCTTTTTGTTCTCTTCGGCGTATTTATCCAATGGGTATTTGTAAGATGGGAATTGAGCTTTTGGCCATTTGAAGGATGGCATATCCAATTTGTGAATTGGTTTGGAACAAGTGGTAGAACCAGAAGCAAACAATCTACCATGGAAACCTCTTTCAAATGACAAAATAGCCAATTCTGGAGAACCTGGAGCTTCGTTTTGCATAACtgatttcatttcttcttctgaaAATTGTGTGGTGTAACCTCTCTTCTTGGCttgataataaaagaaaGCGGCTTTGAATGCCAATTCGTTAGCATCGGCACCAGACAAACCAGACCAAACTTTATCTTGACCTTTTGGAGCAACCTTGAGAATTTCAgaaacaatttcatcaGTGTCTTTACCTGGGAAATTACCAATGGCTGGTCTGTCAACAATGGCTCTGATCATCTTGTCGGATTTGGCGGTTTCAATCAATGCAGGATTGTTGTAACCCAATGGGATAGAAGCAATTTGAGCATAAACATCCAAGTAAACGTTTCCATCAACATCAGCAATGTAGTTACCAACGGACTTTTCATAGTCGGCAACAAAGTAAACGCCACGATTGTCAAAGACTTTACCTAAACGGTCAGCAATTTCTTTGCTTTTAGCGTGTGAATCAACAACGACTGGTTCTTTTGGTTCTTCTGGGAAGTAAAGGGAGGAAACTGATTTGCTAGACATTTTATGATATGGAGATCTGATGAAGTactaaaacaaaaagaaagaaaggaaagaagaaaaagaagggacaagaatgaaataaatttatgGGACATCTGGGtatcaatttatattaCAGGATCTGAAATCCGGGAGtgtaaaaaacaaattgaaataatgtGACTATTAGCGGCTCTTACTATTTATGGGACTCGCGCTAAACAAAAGTCATCGGTTTGCCTTCCCCGATGTAGATTGCCTCATATATTAGATTCATTACTTTCCCCATTGGAATGATTGGATtgtcaaaatcaaaaattctTGGACtgtatttatttaatgcAGAGAATATATGCTTGGCTCTGGTATACCATAATCATTAGCGCATCACTCTTTGATCATTCATTATTTGGTCTTTTaatgttttctttattttattttatcttattttatcttttcttcttctataCGATGGTGTATAGTCTTACAAAGATGTTACTCCTGCAACTTAAGGGTTGTAACTACCAAACACTAGTCATTTTACCTACTTTATAAAGCCCTACTTGAAGagttgttttttcaaaattaaagtGCTGGAAAACTCGAAACTGCAAACTGGCCGCTTAGCAAAATTGATATATTCTGCTGAGCGCATTCAATCCTGCATATATTTTGATACACAATACttgtattttatttttttttttccaccTAATACAGCcagaaaaaagaaagaaaaaaatgggAAACTATAAACAAAGAGTTCAGATGAGGTAATAGTTTCAAGGAGAAGATTagttaaaaaataatgtccgatcaattagaaaaagataTAGAGGAATCGATAGCTAACCTTGATTATCAGCAAAATCAAGAACACCATGAAACAGAACaagataaagataaagaacATCAAGACGTAGAGAAGCAATCCAGCGAAGAAGAAACCAAAGGAATTGAGCATGTTACAGATTCAAATACAGACGTTATTGGCGTAACAAAACTGCAGGATACAGAAGAAGTCATTGAAAATTCGCCAGTGGACCCTCAATTGAAAGAACAACAGGAATCTACAACCAAGATGCTGTTGTCTGAAAGAGATTTGGTAGATGAGATAGATGAGCTTTTTACTAACTCCACGAAAACTGTCACTGAAAATAATCAACCAAGTGAAACTAACAAAAGAGCCTACGAATCCGTGGAGACCCCACAGGAACTAACACCAAATGATAAACGCC
Coding sequences within it:
- a CDS encoding uncharacterized protein (Putative mitochondrial carrier family transporter; rat catheter biofilm induced), which encodes MEEYKLQPIAKESNHLLSDIKNFIKIDSNASFIAGGIAGAVSRTVVSPFERAKILLQLQGPGSQQAYQGMFPTILKMYREEGWKGLFRGNLLNCIRIFPYSAVQFATFEKCKDIMLHYNPRDTQQLNGYERLIAGSVGGIVSVAVTYPLDLVRARITVQTASLSKLNKGKMVRAPKVMETLKDVYKNEGGILGLYRGIIPTTLGVAPYVAINFALYEKLREMMDSSPRDFSNPVWKLSAGAVSSFIGGVLIYPLDLLRKRYQVASMAGGELGFQYRSVAHALHSIFTTEGFFGAYKGLTANLYKIVPSMAVSWLCYDTLKDWINRW
- the UGA1 gene encoding 4-aminobutyrate transaminase (Putative GABA transaminase; transcription regulated by Mig1 and Tup1; stationary phase enriched protein; rat catheter and Spider biofilm induced), which translates into the protein MSSKSVSSLYFPEEPKEPVVVDSHAKSKEIADRLGKVFDNRGVYFVADYEKSVGNYIADVDGNVYLDVYAQIASIPLGYNNPALIETAKSDKMIRAIVDRPAIGNFPGKDTDEIVSEILKVAPKGQDKVWSGLSGADANELAFKAAFFYYQAKKRGYTTQFSEEEMKSVMQNEAPGSPELAILSFERGFHGRLFASGSTTCSKPIHKLDMPSFKWPKAQFPSYKYPLDKYAEENKKEDERCLKIVDDIIQNNKIPVAAVLVEPIQSEGGDNHASAEFFQGLRDITLKHGSLLIMDEVQTGVGATGVMWAHERFNLQPPPDLVTFSKKFQSAGYFFHDPEIIPNFAYRQFNTWCGDPARMILAGAIGQEILKHDLVKRAAEVGDYLFKKLEQLQEKYPKYIKDLRGKDRATFIAWSLESGEARNKFLSDMKTVGVNIGGCAEDSVRLRPTLVFEEQHADILVSAIDKLLGSY